One part of the Streptomyces lienomycini genome encodes these proteins:
- a CDS encoding sensor histidine kinase, giving the protein MAPTFRRQTLAGEMLVLQLAIVVVVLLAVAAVSLAQSEATFNRVEGRRVTALAEQLAATPLVRSQLLSPVPQEALAPLVNSTQTQSGVTSVTVADADGRVVSSTDPTLIGGRLPRGAGAGAASGWSGPLTVQGGRELVAQVPVIGATRRALGHHLGTVMVGEADPTVWQRLSGASSYLLAYLGIASGLGVAGSWLLARRVKRQTLGLEPREIAGLAEHREAMLYGIAEGVVALDPHHRLTLVNEMGRRLLDLPADCVGQSLDGLGIDGRLRDVLAGATPEAAEPRDEVVVRHGRVLVMNRMTVAKDGRPLGSVTTLRDRTELARLEREIGSFRSTSELLRAQAHEFANQLHTISGLIQIGEQDEVVRYVRGLSRRRQSLDVTLSRRVRDTAVAALITAKASLAAERRVALRVSDRTALDRLAPEDAADVATVVGNLVDNAVDAAAAPGDEHEPWVEVELRQDAASVEIVVRDSGPGVAPELAREVFSHGFTTKAARQGERGIGLALTRLVCERHGGEISVTNTPEGAVFTARMTVSHLTDAVAEGAAP; this is encoded by the coding sequence TCGCGGGCGAGATGCTGGTCCTCCAGCTCGCCATCGTCGTGGTCGTCCTGCTCGCGGTCGCCGCCGTCTCGCTCGCCCAGTCCGAGGCGACCTTCAACCGCGTCGAAGGCCGCCGCGTCACCGCCCTCGCCGAACAGCTGGCCGCCACGCCGCTGGTCCGCAGCCAGCTGCTGAGCCCCGTGCCGCAGGAGGCCCTCGCCCCGCTGGTGAACTCCACGCAGACCCAGTCCGGCGTCACCTCCGTCACCGTCGCCGACGCCGACGGCCGCGTCGTCAGCTCCACCGACCCCACGCTGATCGGCGGCCGGCTGCCGCGCGGCGCGGGCGCCGGTGCCGCGAGCGGCTGGTCGGGGCCGCTGACCGTGCAGGGCGGCCGGGAACTCGTCGCCCAGGTCCCGGTGATCGGTGCCACCCGGCGGGCCCTCGGCCACCACCTCGGCACGGTGATGGTCGGCGAGGCAGACCCGACGGTGTGGCAGCGACTCAGCGGCGCCTCCTCCTACCTCCTGGCCTACCTCGGCATCGCCAGCGGCCTCGGCGTGGCCGGTTCCTGGCTGCTGGCCCGGCGCGTCAAGCGGCAGACCCTCGGCCTGGAACCGCGCGAGATCGCGGGCCTCGCCGAGCACCGGGAGGCCATGCTCTACGGCATCGCCGAAGGCGTCGTGGCCCTCGACCCGCACCACCGGCTCACCCTGGTCAACGAGATGGGCCGGCGTCTGCTCGACCTGCCCGCCGACTGCGTGGGCCAGAGCCTGGACGGCCTCGGCATCGACGGGCGGCTGCGCGACGTCCTGGCCGGTGCCACGCCCGAAGCGGCCGAGCCGCGCGACGAGGTCGTCGTCCGCCACGGGCGGGTCCTGGTCATGAACCGCATGACCGTCGCCAAGGACGGCCGCCCGCTCGGCTCCGTCACCACCCTGCGCGACCGCACCGAACTGGCCCGCCTGGAGCGGGAGATCGGTTCCTTCCGCAGCACCTCCGAGCTGCTGCGCGCCCAGGCCCACGAGTTCGCCAACCAGTTGCACACCATCTCCGGACTCATCCAGATCGGCGAACAGGACGAGGTGGTGCGCTACGTCCGCGGACTCAGCCGGCGCCGCCAGTCCCTGGACGTCACCCTGAGCCGCCGGGTCCGGGACACCGCCGTGGCCGCGCTGATCACGGCGAAGGCGTCCCTGGCGGCCGAGCGCAGGGTCGCGCTGCGCGTGTCGGACCGTACGGCGCTGGACCGGCTGGCCCCGGAGGACGCCGCCGACGTGGCGACGGTGGTCGGCAACCTCGTCGACAACGCGGTCGACGCCGCCGCGGCCCCCGGCGACGAGCACGAGCCATGGGTCGAGGTCGAACTGCGGCAGGACGCCGCCAGCGTGGAGATCGTGGTCCGCGACTCCGGGCCCGGCGTCGCACCCGAACTGGCCCGGGAGGTCTTCTCCCACGGCTTCACCACCAAGGCCGCCCGGCAGGGCGAGCGCGGCATCGGCCTGGCGCTGACCCGGCTCGTCTGCGAACGTCACGGCGGTGAGATCTCGGTGACCAACACCCCCGAGGGGGCCGTGTTCACCGCACGCATGACCGTCAGCCACCTCACCGACGCGGTGGCGGAAGGAGCAGCACCATGA
- a CDS encoding response regulator, whose amino-acid sequence MTATSGTSDATAPTPATRAAPRGAGPIGVLVVDDDFMVARVHRAFVERVEPFRVLGVAGTGEQALDAVGELRPDLVLLDLYLPDVFGLDVIPRLRAAGHDCDVMVISAAREADAVRGAVRHGVVDYLLKPFEFEDLRIRLERYAVQRGRLLGTVVRSQADVDRVLAGAAAQAATAPALPKGMSVETAELVERTLREADGTLSASECAALTGVSRVSARRYLEHFHTVGSADVSLRYGVAGRPERRYRFRGAVTGLALPPAARP is encoded by the coding sequence ATGACGGCTACGAGCGGCACGTCCGACGCGACCGCCCCGACCCCCGCGACCCGGGCGGCACCCCGTGGCGCCGGGCCGATCGGCGTACTCGTGGTCGACGACGACTTCATGGTGGCCCGCGTCCACCGCGCGTTCGTCGAACGGGTCGAGCCCTTCCGGGTCCTCGGGGTCGCCGGTACCGGGGAGCAGGCACTCGACGCCGTCGGGGAACTGCGCCCCGACCTGGTCCTGCTCGACCTGTACCTGCCGGACGTCTTCGGCCTCGACGTCATACCCCGGCTGCGTGCCGCGGGCCACGACTGCGACGTCATGGTGATCAGCGCGGCCCGCGAGGCGGACGCGGTGCGCGGCGCCGTGCGGCACGGGGTCGTCGACTACCTGCTCAAACCGTTCGAGTTCGAGGACCTGAGGATCCGCCTGGAACGCTACGCCGTCCAACGGGGCCGGCTGCTCGGCACCGTCGTACGCAGCCAGGCCGACGTCGACCGGGTACTGGCCGGAGCCGCCGCGCAGGCCGCCACCGCCCCCGCGCTGCCCAAGGGCATGAGCGTGGAGACCGCCGAACTGGTCGAGCGCACGCTCCGGGAGGCGGACGGCACCCTGTCCGCCAGCGAGTGCGCGGCGCTGACCGGCGTCTCCCGGGTCAGTGCCCGCCGGTACCTGGAGCACTTCCACACCGTCGGCAGCGCGGACGTCTCGCTGCGCTACGGCGTGGCGGGCCGGCCCGAACGCCGCTACCGCTTCCGGGGAGCCGTCACCGGCCTGGCGCTCCCGCCCGCAGCCCGTCCATGA
- the xdhR gene encoding purine salvage operon transcriptional regulator XdhR, with protein sequence MPQPKRDKPDTPLRSDAQRNRERILAVATEELTHCANAPLSAIAKKAGVGQGTFYRNFPNREALVLEIYRHGMQQVAQAAPEMLATREPDLALREWMDRLAEFAMTKAGLADAIRLVTSAPGAPEKPRPTPLEEAAELLLRANDEAGTIRPGVTGDDFFLVLGGLWLISPGEDRQPRVTRFLDFVMDGLRAGAPGR encoded by the coding sequence GTGCCGCAGCCGAAGAGGGACAAGCCGGACACTCCCCTGCGCTCGGACGCCCAGCGCAACCGCGAGCGCATCCTGGCAGTGGCCACGGAAGAACTGACGCACTGCGCGAACGCGCCGTTGAGCGCCATCGCCAAGAAGGCGGGGGTCGGGCAGGGCACCTTCTACCGCAACTTCCCGAACCGTGAGGCACTCGTCCTGGAGATCTACCGCCACGGGATGCAGCAGGTGGCCCAGGCCGCGCCCGAGATGCTGGCCACCCGGGAACCCGATCTGGCGCTGCGCGAATGGATGGACCGCCTCGCCGAGTTCGCCATGACCAAGGCCGGTCTGGCGGACGCGATCCGGCTGGTCACCAGCGCACCCGGGGCGCCGGAGAAGCCGCGCCCCACCCCGCTGGAGGAGGCGGCGGAGCTTCTGCTCCGTGCCAACGACGAGGCCGGCACGATCCGGCCCGGAGTGACCGGGGACGACTTCTTCCTCGTCCTCGGCGGTCTGTGGCTGATCAGTCCCGGCGAGGACCGGCAGCCGAGGGTCACCCGGTTCCTGGACTTCGTCATGGACGGGCTGCGGGCGGGAGCGCCAGGCCGGTGA